One stretch of Castor canadensis chromosome 14, mCasCan1.hap1v2, whole genome shotgun sequence DNA includes these proteins:
- the LOC109676761 gene encoding transmembrane protein 59-like, whose product MAAVRAMTPSLLLLLLLLVSPSAAPAPPPRDPFAPQLGDTQSCQQRCRQRDPGPAPSQAGQQGPSESPGDQAVLVSACERGCRLFSICHFVARSPKPNATQTECEAACVEAYVKDTEQQACREGCWSQVPEPELLEQKRKVVDAPSGALPLLDLFSTLCNDLVNSAQGFVSSTWTYYLQTGNGKVVVFQTQPVVESLGFQEGRLQRVEVTWRGSHPDALEVHVDHVGPLDKVRKAKIRVRTSSKAKVDAEEPQDNDFLSCMSRRSGLPRWILAGCLFLSVLVTLCLSCSTLVTTPGHHVKFQPLTLEQHKGFMVEPDWPLYPPPSPAYEDSPPPYKLRLDLTKL is encoded by the exons ATGGCTGCGGTCAGGGCCATGACGCcgtcactgctgctgctgctgctgctgctggtgtcgCCTTCCGCCGCCCCCGCGCCGCCCCCCCGCGACCCCTTCGCCCCGCAGCTCGGGGACACGCAGAGCTGCCAGCAGCGGTGTCGCCAGCGCGACCCCGGCCCGGCACCCTCGCAG GCGGGACAGCAGGGTCCCTCCGAGTCCCCCGGGGACCAGGCCGTGCTGGTCAGCGCTTGTGAGCGGGGCTGCCGCCTCTTCTCCATCTGTCACTTTGTGGCCAGGAGCCCCAAGCCCAATGCCACCCAGACCGAGTGTGAAGCAG CCTGCGTGGAGGCCTACGTGAAGGACACAGAGCAGCAGGCCTGCAGGGAGGGATGCTGGAGCCAGGTCCCTGAGCCCGAGCTGCTGGAGCAGAAG AGAAAGGTCGTGGACGCGCCCAGCGGGGCTCTGCCCCTCCTGGACTTGTTCTCCACTCTCTGCAATGACCTGGTGAACTCGGCCCAGGGTTTCGTGTCCTCCACCTGGACATATTACCTGCAGACTGGCAATGGGAAGGTGGTGGTCTTCCAG ACCCAGCCTGTGGTGGAGAGTCTCGGCTTCCAGGAGGGCCGTCTGCAGCGTGTGGAGGTGACCTGGCGGGGGTCCCACCCTGACGCCTTGGAGGTGCATGTGG ACCACGTCGGCCCCCTGGACAAGGTGAGGAAGGCCAAGATCCGCGTGCGGACCAGCAGCAAGGCCAAGGTGGACGCCGAGGAGCCCCAGGACAATGACTTCCTCAGCTGCATGTCGCG GCGCTCGGGGCTGCCCCGCTGGATCCTGGCCGGCTGCCTCTTCCTGTCCGTGTTGGTCACGCTGTGTCTGAGCTGCTCCACACTGGTCACCACGCCTGGCCACCACGTCAAGTTCCAG CCCCTGACTCTGGAGCAGCACAAGGGCTTCATGGTGGAGCCGGACTGGCCTCTGTACCCACCCCCGTCGCCCGCCTAcgaggacagtccccctccctaCAAGCTCAGACTGGACCTCACCAAGCTGTAG